The sequence GAAATATCAAGTCCCATGGACTGAATCCTGTTTTCCAGACCTTTTAACTGACTCTCCAGAGTCTTAATCTTGTCATCATTCACCCAGCCCAGGATGTAACGGCTTCTGTCATGCAGACTATGGCGATCATCCTTTTCATGACGGGAGCGGGATCCCTTGATCTGCCCAGACAGGCTGAGGGCCTTGGCGGATTTGCGGAATTGATCCATGTCCTCACAGCAGCTGTAATCAAATCGCCTGTGGAGCTGCTCCTCAAGCCAGTCTTTGAAGGGACTGTTTCCCTTCAGTCTGATTTTGTGGATAAGAGAATTTTCCGAACTCTCCTGAAAGGTTGAGATTTTTCCATTTACAACCCGAAAGTACACCAGACGTCCCTTCAGATGAGTCTTGTCCACCCAGGAGGCCGCCCGGGCATACAGCTCATCGGGCACCAGAAGGGAGAGACCAAAACTGCGCAGTAGCCGCTCGGCCGCCCCCTCCCAGGGACTCTCATCAGGATCGATCATCATCAGTTCTCCCGCAAAGGGAAGGGACTTTACGTCCACAGCGAGGGCGGCGCAAAGAGAATCCCGTATCCGGATCTGCCTCAAATCAATATTGCTCTTTCGGGTCTTCAGGGATTCAAGCTCTTCATACAGTTCTCTGTGAGCCTTGCGCAGTACTGTCATTTCCATGGTGCATTCCGCCAGAGCATTCTGCTTATGAGCATGACAACTTTTCAAGTCTTCCAGCTGGCTGTCAATATTCTTCCGGTTCTCCAGAAATATCGCGGTTGAAGATGGGGCCGGCAGATCCAGGGCGGACCCCTGTTGGTTATACTCTTCATACCGGCTCAGGCGACGTTCATAATTCTCAGCTGCTTCGGATTTTTCATTTTTCAGCTGTTCCAGACGATCTCCGCCATTTTCACTGACCGCCAGTTTCAGCCGATCCCTGTCTTTCTGCAGGGATCGGCGGCTCTGATCATGCCCCTGTTTTTTAAGCTCCAGTTTCTCAAGTTCCTGATCCAGCCGAGAGACTCTTTCCACTAGAAGATCCCGTTTTGCGGCGGCAAAATAGCTGCGGAGGTCTTCCCTGTTCTCTCTGAGTGATTCCCTCAGGGAGCTCACATTCTTATGGGTATCTATATTTTCAGAAAGAGGCTGGAGACGATCAATCTGTTCACGGGCTTTTATTACCGACTCGTGAGCCCGGTTCAGATCGTCAAAGTGCTGGATCAAGGCCTCTATCCGTGGCTCCACCGCAAAGGATTCAAGCATATGATCCTGAACAAAAGAGGTCAGATTACCCACGGACTTCATGGATACGGTTTGATGAAACAGATCCAGTGCCTGTTCATTCTTCAAGCCGAAACGCCGCCTGAACGCAGCCGCATAAGGACGGAAATTGTCAAACAGCGGTTCTGTCCGGCTCAGGCCCCGCAGCTGTTTTCGAAGCTCTTTGATACTGCTGCCGAAACCGGAAAAATGCTCTTTAATGGAAAGAGCCTGATCGGATACCAGATAAAAACGGCCGGGCTGTCCGATCCCGTCCTTATGCCAGAATACCTGAGCCAGGGTCACCTTCTGACTGAATCCTGCATTGGAAAACACCGCCAAAAGGACAGTGTAACTCCCGGCGTCCCTCAGTGGGACAGGTTTGGCGGCATAACCGCTGTCGCTTCTCTCGGACTTGTAATATCCCAGCATATAGGAGCGAAGGGAGCGCTCCTTGAACTCGGCCCCCGCCGCCTTGTTGTAGGACACTTTTCCCGGGGGCACCAGCAGGGTTGTCAGAGCATCGACCAATGTCGATTTGCCTGAACCGATATCCCCGGTCAGAAGGGTATTCAGGCTGTCTGTCTTCAGGGTCCAAATCTGCTTATGAAAGGTTCCCCAGTTCATCACCTCCAGCTTTTCCAGTCGGAATCCCGCCAGATTGTTCTCAGTGGCAAAATCCAGGAAATTATCAAAGGAACTCATGACTCATCCTCCCGGGAAACCGCCGGGGCCCTCTCTTTCTCCCCGAACTCTCTGTATTCCTTCAGCCTAATATCAAACTCATTCAGCCACTGGGCATCGATAAAGACGGATAGAATACGTTGTACTTCCACTCTGTCCCTCTGGTCTCCCAGATAACGGATAAAACTCAGCTCACTGATTCTCTGAATCCAGGATTCAGCCTTCTTTTGAAACTGAACCTCATTGCTGCTCCGGGGGAAATAGACCGCCAGCATATGGATGATCTCCTTCTTCTCCAGAATGAGTCGTTCATCGCCGCTATGGGCATCATGCTCGGCCAGCCTTTTCCTGAGAAGAGCCAGCAGAAGGCTCACCGGATAGGAGAGCTGCCTCCGTGAAATCAAGCGGGGAAGGGGATTCTTTTCATCCTCTCCCACTGACTCTGTGTTCACAAGATAGGCAAACCCTTCGTCTTCGAATAGATGCAGATTCAGCCCCAGAAGCTTCATGTAATCTCTGACGGCGGCCTGCAGTTTCAGCAGATCCTGCCATAACAGCGGATTATCGTCTCTGTGTATGACACCCTTCAGAAGATGAATCAGAAGAAGGGAGAGAGACTCCCCGGTAGATTGAGTATCCCTCATCTCTTTTTTTCCTTATTCGTTTTACTGCTGAAATACACCCGGGGCATCTGAGCCTTTCTTCTTCTGCCCTCCCGGTCGGTCCATTCCAGAGAGTCCCGGTCCTCATCGCTCACATAAGCGTGACTGTCATCCTCGGCCAGAGACACATAGGCCAT is a genomic window of Oceanispirochaeta sp. M1 containing:
- a CDS encoding ATP-binding protein, with protein sequence MSSFDNFLDFATENNLAGFRLEKLEVMNWGTFHKQIWTLKTDSLNTLLTGDIGSGKSTLVDALTTLLVPPGKVSYNKAAGAEFKERSLRSYMLGYYKSERSDSGYAAKPVPLRDAGSYTVLLAVFSNAGFSQKVTLAQVFWHKDGIGQPGRFYLVSDQALSIKEHFSGFGSSIKELRKQLRGLSRTEPLFDNFRPYAAAFRRRFGLKNEQALDLFHQTVSMKSVGNLTSFVQDHMLESFAVEPRIEALIQHFDDLNRAHESVIKAREQIDRLQPLSENIDTHKNVSSLRESLRENREDLRSYFAAAKRDLLVERVSRLDQELEKLELKKQGHDQSRRSLQKDRDRLKLAVSENGGDRLEQLKNEKSEAAENYERRLSRYEEYNQQGSALDLPAPSSTAIFLENRKNIDSQLEDLKSCHAHKQNALAECTMEMTVLRKAHRELYEELESLKTRKSNIDLRQIRIRDSLCAALAVDVKSLPFAGELMMIDPDESPWEGAAERLLRSFGLSLLVPDELYARAASWVDKTHLKGRLVYFRVVNGKISTFQESSENSLIHKIRLKGNSPFKDWLEEQLHRRFDYSCCEDMDQFRKSAKALSLSGQIKGSRSRHEKDDRHSLHDRSRYILGWVNDDKIKTLESQLKGLENRIQSMGLDISGLQNQIHDLDVRRDGLNQLKGFGHFDDLNWTFYMEEGTRLDEELSLLEKASDVLKILNDQLIGLEERLLSGERELDSLKDRISRKQSSRDAALDLINDCRNEIEENDLRDGNLRWRELDELRLEVLGNQPLKIENCDSRERDLREWIQKKIDSEDKKLKNLSEKIIREMESFRTDYPVECRDMDAALDGAGEYQSLLNQLLQDDLPRFEEKFKEELNKNTIREIASFQSILSKESQEIRERIEQINKSMSAIEYNKDRYILLEALPASDHEIRTFRQDLRACMENSFTGQENDQYTESKFIQVKEIINRFRGREGLSDLDRRWTRKVTDVRNWFVFAASERWKEDDSEYEHYTDSGGKSGGQKEKLAYTVLAASLAYQFGLEWGEIRSRSFRFVVIDEAFGRGSDESARYGLELFKKLNLQLLIVTPLQKIHIIEPYVSSVGFVHNEEGKYSRLRGMTMEEYSEEKKRWLR
- a CDS encoding DUF4194 domain-containing protein, with protein sequence MRDTQSTGESLSLLLIHLLKGVIHRDDNPLLWQDLLKLQAAVRDYMKLLGLNLHLFEDEGFAYLVNTESVGEDEKNPLPRLISRRQLSYPVSLLLALLRKRLAEHDAHSGDERLILEKKEIIHMLAVYFPRSSNEVQFQKKAESWIQRISELSFIRYLGDQRDRVEVQRILSVFIDAQWLNEFDIRLKEYREFGEKERAPAVSREDES